The Streptomyces sp. ICC1 DNA window GCCGGTCAACGAAAGGCCCGCCGTGGCCGGAAAATGCGTCCCGGAGCCGGGAAATCATGCCGAGAACCTGCCGGGTGCGGCCGGTGACCGACGGGTTCTGCCCCGCTCCCGCCATGCCCGCGGATTCCGATTGCCATGGGCTTGCCATGCGGCCGCGCCGGTCCGTGCGCGGACCCGCCTCGACTCCTCCTTAAGCGGAAGCCAAGCCGCTGCCGCCATGCTCGAAGCGGTGAACTGTCTTTGTTCCAGGCCCAGGAGGGCAGCATGCGCAATCGAAAGTGGTGGGCCTTCATCGCCGGGCTGGGTGCCGTCGGCGGAGTGTGGGTGCCCCTCGCGCCCATGGACCGCGATGCGGCCTGGTCCGGTGAATGGGGTGCGGGCCGGCCCCCGATCCGGCCCGGCGGCGGCCCGCCGCCGGGCCATCCGGAGAAATGGGACAGCCTTCAGGAATTGTCCGAGGAGGAAAAGGAGATCTGGCGGCACCTGATCTGACGGTTCACGCAAGCGGTGCTTAAGCGGACACCCACAAAGTCGCGGTCGGTGGGTCCGCCGTCCCGGTCCTGCCCGAGTGCTGTTGTCCGCTCTCGTCAGTCCGCCGCCGACTCGCACTGGGAGTGCCGTGTCCCGTCGCCTTTTCACCTCGGAGTCCGTGACCGAGGGCCACCCCGACAAGATCGCCGACCAGATCAGCGACACCATCCTCGACGCGCTCCTCACCGAGGACCCGACCTCGCGCGTGGCCGTCGAAACCCTCATCACCACCGGCCAGGTCCACATAGCCGGCGAGGTGACGACGACGGCGTACGCGCCGATCGCGCAGCTCGTCCGCGACAAGATCCTCGAGATCGGCTACGACTCCTCCGCCAAGGGCTTCGACGGCGCCTCGTGCGGCGTGTCGGTGTCCATCGGCGCGCAGTCCCCCGACATCGCGCAGGGCGTCGACACCGCCTACGAGCAGCGCGTCGAGGGCGCCGCGGGGGAGGAGGGGGACGAGCTCGACCAGCAGGGCGCCGGCGACCAGGGCCTGATGTTCGGCTACGCCACCGACGAGACCCCCGAGCTGATGCCGCTGCCCATCCACCTGGCCCACCGCCTCTCCAAGCGGCTGACCGACGTGCGCAAGGACGGGGTCCTGCCCTACCTGCGTCCCGACGGCAAGACCCAGGTCACCATCGAGTACGACGGCGACAAGCCCGTCCGCCTCGACACCGTCGTCGTGTCCTCGCAGCACGCCCCGGACATCGACCTGGACGCGCTGCTCACCCCCGACATCCGCGAGCAGGTCGTCGAGCACGTCCTCGCCGGGCTCGCCGCCGACGGCATCAAGCTGGAGACCGCGGGCTACCGGCTGCTGGTCAACCCGACCGGGCGCTTCGAGATCGGCGGCCCGATGGGCGACGCCGGTCTGACCGGCCGCAAGATCATCATCGACACGTACGGCGGCATGGCCCGCCACGGCGGCGGCGCCTTCTCGGGCAAGGACCCGTCCAAGGTCGACCGCTCCGCCGCGTACGCGATGCGCTGGGTCGCGAAGAACGTGGTCGCCGCCGGGCTCGCCTCGCGCTGCGAGGTCCAGGTCGCGTACGCGATCGGCAAGGCCGAGCCCGTCGGCCTGTTCGTCGAGACCTTCGGCACCGCCACCGTCGACGCCGCGAAGATCGAGGACGCCATCGCCGAGGTCTTCGACCTCCGCCCGGCCGCGATCATCCGCGACCTCGACCTGCTCCGCCCGATCTACGCCCAGACCGCCGCGTACGGCCACTTCGGCCGCGAGCTGCCGGACTTCACCTGGGAACGCACCGACCGCGCGGAGGCCCTCAAGGCCGCCGCCGGCCGCTGACGGACCCGAAGACGAGACAGAGGCAGCTCCCCGTGAAGATCGCTCTCACCGGTTCGATCGCCGTAGACCACCTGATGTCCTTCCCCGGCCGGTTCGCGGACCAGATCATCCTCGACCGGATGGACAAGGTCTCGCTCTCCTTCCTCGCCGACCACCTGGAGGTCCGGCGAGGGGGAGTGGCGGCCAACATCGCCTTCGGGCTCGGCTCGCTCGGCCTGCACCCCGTGCTGGTCGGCGCGGTCGGACCGGACTACGGCCCGGAGGCGGAGCGCCTCGTCTCCTTCGGCGTGGACACGGAATCCGTGCTGGTCAGCCAGGAGCTGCACACCGCACGCTTCGTCTGCACCACCGACGACGACCACAACCAGATCGCCACCTTCTACGCGGGCGCCATGAGCGAGGCCCGCCGCATCGAGCTGGCCCCCGTCGCCCGCCGGGTCGGCGGACTCGACCTCGTGGTCGTCTCCCCGAACGACCCGGCGGCGATGCTCCGCCACACGGACGAGAGCCGGGCGCTCGGCATCCCGTTCGCCGCGGATCCCTCGCAGCAGCTCGCCCGGCTGGAGCCGGCCGAGGTCCGCGCCCTCGTGGACGGGGCCCGCTACCTGTTCACCAACGAGTACGAGAGCGCCCTGCTCCAGGAGAAGACCGGCTGGACCACCCCCCAGGTGCTCTCCCGCGTCGGCAGCTGGATCACCACCCACGGCGCCGACGGAGCGCGCATCGCCCGCGAGGACGAGTCCCCGATCTCCGTCCCGGCGGTCCCCACCGCCGGGCCCGTCGAACCGACCGGCGCGGGCGACGCCTTCCGCGCGGGCTTCCTCGCGGGCACGGTCTGGGGCTGGAGCCCCGAAGGCGCCGCACGCCTGGGCTGCGCCCTGGCCACCGTCGTCCTCGCGACGGTCGGCACCCAGGAGTACGAGACCTCCCGCAGCGCCCTGCTGGAGCAGGTCGGCGGCACGTACGGGCAGGCCCAGTCCCCGGCGGGTGTGTCGTGACCCGCGACCAGACCTCCCGGGTCGCCGCCCTGCGCGAGGCGCTGGCCTCGCGGGTGGTGGTGGCCGACGGGGCGATGGGGACGATGCTGCAGGCGCAGGATCCGACGATGGAGGATTTCGAGCAGCTCGAGGGCTGTAACGAGATCTTGAACGTGACGCGTCCGGACATCGTGGCGAATGTGCACCGGGAGTACTTCGCGGTGGGTGTCGACTGTGTGGAGACGAACACGTTCGGCACGAACCATGCGGCGCTGGCCGAGTACGACATCGCGGACCGGAATCTGGAGCTGTCGGTGGCGGGCGCGCGGATCGCGCGTGAGGTCGCGGACGAGTTCACGGCTTCGACGGGGCAGCAGCGCTGGGTCCTGGGCTCGATGGGTCCGGGCACGAAGCTCCCCACGCTGGGTCACATCGACTACGCGACGATCCGTGATGCGTATCAGGTGAATGCGGAGGGCCTGATCACGGGCGGCGCGGACGCACTGCTCGTGGAGACGACCCAGGACCTGCTGCAGACGAAGTCCTCGATCGTCGGCGCTCGCCGCGCGATGGAGGCGCTGGGTGTCTCCGTTCCGCTGATCTGCTCGGTGACGGTGGAGACGACCGGCACGATGCTGCTGGGCTCGGAGATCGGTGCGGCGCTCACGGCGCTGGAGCCGCTCGGCATCGACATGATCGGTCTGAACTGCGCGACGGGTCCGGCGGAGATGAGCGAGCACCTTCGCTACCTCGCCCGGAACTCACGCATCCCGCTCTCCTGCATGCCCAACGCCGGCCTGCCCGTCCTGGGCAAGAACGGGGCGCACTACCCGCTGTCGGCAGCCGAGCTGGCCGATGCGCAGGAGACCTTCGTCCGCGAGTACGGGCTGTCCCTGGTGGGTGGCTGCTGCGGAACGACGCCGGAGCACCTGCGCCAGGTCGTGGAACGCGTCCGTGAGCTGAGCCCTGCGGTGCGGGATCCGCGTCCGGAGCCGGGTGCTTCCTCGCTGTATCAGACGGTGCCGTTCCGGCAGGACATCTCGTACATGGCGATCGGCGAACGCACGAACGCCAACGGGTCGAAGAAGTTCCGCGAGGCCATGCTGGACGCCCGCTGGGACGACTGCGTGGAAATGGTCCGCGATCAGATCCGCGAGGGCGCGCACATGCTCGACCTGTGCGTGGACTACGTCGGGCGCGACGGCGTCGCCGACATGCAGGAGCTGGCCGGCCGTTTCGCTACGGCTTCGACGTTGCCGATCGTGCTGGACTCGACTGAGGTTCCGGTGCTGCGGGCGGGTCTGGAGAAGATCGGCGGCCGTGCGGTCATCAACTCGGTGAACTACGAGGACGGGGATGGTCCCGACTCCCGCTTCGCGAAGGTGACCCGTCTTGCTCAGGAGCATGGTGCCGCGCTGATCGCGCTGACCATCGACGAGGAGGGCCAGGCCCGCACCGTCGAGCACAAGGTCGCCATCGCCGAGCGCCTCATCGAGGACCTGACGGGCAACTGGGGAATCCACGAGTCGGACATCCCCTCCCTCGCGCCCGCCCGCAGACCCGAACTGCCGCCCGTGCACGGCGCGGTCATCTGCGTCGCGGCGCCGTGCCTGGTCGTCTCGCCCGAGCACGGCCAGCTCACCGGGCGCGGCATCGACGGCGTCTACCGCAACGGGCGCCGGCTGCTGTCCCGCTGCGTGCTGCGCGTCGCCGGCCGGGACCCGGTCGCCGTGCAGGGGCGCAGCCTCGGCGCGGACCGGGCCGCCTTCACCGCGACAGTCCGCACCGGAGCCGAGGCCGGGCCCGATCCGGACGTCGGCGTGGAGCGGGTCCGCCACGCGGACGGCACCGAGCGGATCACCCTGCGCAGCTTCACCGTCCGGCTGCTGCGGATCTCCGTGGAGGTTCTGCTAGGCACCGACCTGGCGGAGCTGGCCGACGTGGCCGCCGGCCGGGCCGGTCCGGAGCTGCCCGCCGGGGTGCACGCAGCCGGGCTGCGCTGGACCAGCGGCGAGGCCCAGGCCGTCACCGCGGCCGAGCCGCCCCCGGACGACGCGCTGGCCTCGGCCGGACTGCTGCGCTGGCAGCTCGAACTGCGCCCCGGGGAGTCCCGCACCATCGAACTGCGGACCACCGGGGACCGAGGCGCACGGGCTCCCGCCGGGCACGTGGCCAATCCACTGGCCGAAGACGCCCGCGCCGAGGGAGACGACCCGAGGGTCGGGGCGTGGCTGCGCACCGGCGTCCAGGACCTGGGCGCGCTCCTGCTCCGGGACCCCGAAGTACCGGCCGACGCCTACGCGGCTGCCGGGGTGCCGTGGCGGCTCGGACTGGCCCCGGCGGAGTCCCTCTGGGCCGCCCGCATGGCCCTCCCGCTCGGCACCGGGCTGGCCGCCGCGACCCTGCGGGTGCTCGGCCGCACCCAGACCGGCGGCCGCGGGGCCGACGCCGGGAAGATCCCGGGACCGTTGCGCGGGGCCGGGCCGCAGCTGCCCCCGGGCTGCACCGGGACCGAGGCGACGCTCGCCTTTCCGGTGGTGCTCGCCGAAGCCCGGCGCTGGGGGATGCCCGAGGAGGAGGTGGCCCGGCTGCTTCCGGCCGCCGAGCGGTGCCTGGAGTGGCTGCGGGGCGCCCTCGGGGAGGACGGCTTCCTCGCCGACCCCGACCCGGGGCCGCGCCGCTGCGAGACCCAGGCCCACGCCCATCGGGCCGCGCTGCTCGGAGCCGACCTGCTCGCCGGGTGCGGGCGGCCCGGAGCCGAGGAGTGGCGGGAGAGGGCGGCCGCCCTGCGGGAACGCTTCGCAGCCCGGTTCTGGGTCGACGGCCCCGACGGCGGCAGGCCCGCGGCGGCCCTGCATCCCGACGGGCGGCCGCTGCCCCGGCTGACGGGGGCCGCCGCGCACCTCCTCGACACCGGGCTGCTCGGGGGCGGCCGGCTCGCGCCGGGACTGCTCGACCGGGTCCGCACCGAACAGCTGGCGCGGCTGCTCGGAGCCCCCGGCATGGACTCCGGGTGGGGGCTGCGGAGCATGGCGGTCCGCGAGCCGGGGCACAACCCGTTCGGGTACCGCTCGGGCGCGGTGCGTCCGTACGAGAGCGCGGTCGCGGTGGCCGGACTGGCCCAGGCCGGCTTCGAGAAGGAGGCCACCGGGCTGCTCCGGGGCCTGCTGGACGCCGCGGAGGGCTTCGGGTACCGCCTCCCGGAGATGTACGCGGCCGAGCAGCGCACCGCGGGCAGTGCTCCGGTTCCGCATCCGGCCGCCTGCCGTCCGGCGGCGGTCGCGGCCGCCGCAGGGATCCACGTCCTGACCGCCCTGGCCGGAATCCGCCCGGACGCCCCGGCGGGCACGGTCGCCCTCAACCCGCTCCCCGGCGCCCCGCTCGGCGAGCTCCGCCTCTCCGGGCTGCGGGTCTCGGGCGAGCCCTTCGCCGTCCGGATCAGCCGGCTGGGACTCGGCATGGTGGAGGAGGCGGCCGATGCGCTCCAGCTGGGCGGTTAGACCGCCTCTTTCCGGTCCGGGGCCGTTCGTTCCGGTCCGGGGGACGGGCCGCGGCTTCCGGTTCAGTGGTCCGAGGATCACCAAAGCTCTGTTTATCGTCAGGCAGACGACTATGATCGCGGCATGTCGCCCTACGACCCGTCGGCCTTCCCGCCCTTCGCCGTCACCGTCGACCTGGTCGTGCTCACCGTGCGGCGCCACGCGCTCTGCGCGCTGGTGGTCCGGCGGGGTGAGCAGCCCTTCCAGGGTCGCTGGGCGCTGCCCGGCGGATTCGTGCGGGGCGATGAGGACCTGGCAGCGGCCGCGGCCCGCGAGCTGTCCGAGGAGACGGGCCTGTGCGCCCACGACCCGGCCGCTCCTGACGTGGGCAACGGGGCGCATCTCGAACAGCTGGCGACCTACGGCGATCCGAAGCGTGATCCGCGCATGCGCGTGGTCAGCGTGGCGCACCTGGTGCTGGCTCCGGACCTGCCCGCACCCCGGGCCGGCGGCGATGCCAACAGTGCGCGCTGGGCCCCCGTCGACGAGCTCCTCTCCGCCGCCGGGCAGGCCGGCGCCGGACTCGCCTTCGACCACGAGCGGATCCTCGCGGACGGGGTGGAGCGGGCCCGCTCGAAGATCGAGTACTCCTCCCTGGCCACCGCCTTCTGCCCGCCCGAGTTCACCGTCGGCGAGTTGCGGCGGGTCTACGAAGCGGTCTGGGGCGTCGCCCTGGATCCGCGCAACTTCCACCGCAAGGTCACCGGCACCCCCGGGTTCCTGGTTCCGGCCGGGGGGACGACGACCCGTCAGGGCGGTCGGCCCGCCCAGCTGTTCCGTGCGGGCGGGGCCACCCTGCTCAACCCGCCGATGCTGCGCCCCGAAGTCTGACGCGTCGGCTCCCGGGCGGGATTCCGGGGCGGGGGCGACACGGGCGAGCCCCGGCAGCAGGTGCGCCGAAAATCGGACATATTGCGTTATCTTGTTAGCGGTATTCATCCTGCCGCAGAGCGGTCTCACCCCCCGCGAGAGAAGCGATGCTCCAGGCCATCGGACTCACCAGCATCCCCCGTCGAAACCTCCCGCCCCTCGTGGACGACCTCACCTTCGAGGCCCGCCCCGGGAGCGTGACCGCACTGCTCGGCGACCCCGGCTCGGGCAAGACCGCCGCGCTGCGGCTCATGCTCGAACTCGAACCCGGCCGTGGAGTCACCTACTTCCGCGGGCGCCCCCTGCATCAAATCCCGCATCCGGGCCGCGAAGTGGGCGTACTCCTCGGCGACCTGCCCGGCAACCCGTCGCGCACCGTCCGCGGCCAGCTGCGGATGCTCTGCGCCGCCGCCGGGGTGCCGGCCACCCGGGCCGACACCATGCTGGAGGTCGTCGGCGTCGAGGGTCTGCGTCACGAGCGGCTCGGTTCGCTCTCGCTCGGCATGGAGCGCCGGGTCGCCCTGGCCGCCGCGCTGCTCGCCGACCCGTGCACGCTGCTCCTCGACGAGCCCGCCGCCGGGCTCTCGCCCCGCGAACGGAGCTGGCTGTACGGGCTGCTGCGCGGCCATGCCGCCCTCGGCGGCGCGGTGCTCTTCACCACCGACGACGCCAAGGAGGCCGCGCGCAACGCGGACCGGGTGGTCAGCATCGAGGCGGGCCGGCTCGTCGCCGATCAGGACGCCGCCGACTTCGCCCGGACCCGGTTGCGGCCGCGGGTGGCCGTTCGCACCCCGCACGCCGCCCGGCTGGCCGACGTACTGGGTCGCGAGGCGCGGGCGGCCCAGCGAGCGGTGGAGATCGTCGAAGAGAGCGGCAGCCGTCTGTCCGTGTACGGGAGCAACTGCGCCGAAGTCGGCGAGGCGGCCTTCCGGAACGGAGTGCTGGTGCACCAACTCGCCGACGAGACCGGCGACGCCGGCACGCCGCCGTCGCTGCCGCGCGCCCGCGCCGCATCCGGGGCCGGGATCGGGGCAGGGGTCGGGGCTGAGGGTGCCGGTGCCGACGGGGCGGCCGCCGGGCACGGGCGCGGGGACGAGGGCGGCCGCGACCGCCCACGCCGGGGCCGGGCCGCTCACTCCGGCAGACCCGTTTCCTCCGTGCGCCGGCTCGGTGGCCCGCTGCGGCCCCTGCGCTACGAACTGCACCGGGTCTTCGGCACGGCCACCCCCGTCCTCACCGCCGCCCTCGTCGTCGCCGTCTCGGTCGTCACGGCGCTGGTGCTGGCCCGGGCGGGTCACACCGGGCAGAACCGCCTGCTCGCCGCCTGGCCGGAGTTGCTCCCCCTGCCGCCCGCGGCCCTGGGGGCGGGACTGCTCGGCGCCCTGGCCTTCGGCGAGGAGTACCGCTACCCCGCGCTCGCCGCCGACCGAGGCACCGTCCCGCGCCGGCTCGGGCTGCTCACCGCGAAGCTCGGCGTCAGCGCCGCCCTCGCGCTGCTGTTCGGAGCCCTCGCCGTGACCGCCGACGCCGCCGCCCTGGCGCTGGTCTTCGGCGGCGGCCCGC harbors:
- a CDS encoding DUF6059 family protein, with the protein product MRNRKWWAFIAGLGAVGGVWVPLAPMDRDAAWSGEWGAGRPPIRPGGGPPPGHPEKWDSLQELSEEEKEIWRHLI
- the metK gene encoding methionine adenosyltransferase encodes the protein MSRRLFTSESVTEGHPDKIADQISDTILDALLTEDPTSRVAVETLITTGQVHIAGEVTTTAYAPIAQLVRDKILEIGYDSSAKGFDGASCGVSVSIGAQSPDIAQGVDTAYEQRVEGAAGEEGDELDQQGAGDQGLMFGYATDETPELMPLPIHLAHRLSKRLTDVRKDGVLPYLRPDGKTQVTIEYDGDKPVRLDTVVVSSQHAPDIDLDALLTPDIREQVVEHVLAGLAADGIKLETAGYRLLVNPTGRFEIGGPMGDAGLTGRKIIIDTYGGMARHGGGAFSGKDPSKVDRSAAYAMRWVAKNVVAAGLASRCEVQVAYAIGKAEPVGLFVETFGTATVDAAKIEDAIAEVFDLRPAAIIRDLDLLRPIYAQTAAYGHFGRELPDFTWERTDRAEALKAAAGR
- a CDS encoding carbohydrate kinase family protein, producing the protein MKIALTGSIAVDHLMSFPGRFADQIILDRMDKVSLSFLADHLEVRRGGVAANIAFGLGSLGLHPVLVGAVGPDYGPEAERLVSFGVDTESVLVSQELHTARFVCTTDDDHNQIATFYAGAMSEARRIELAPVARRVGGLDLVVVSPNDPAAMLRHTDESRALGIPFAADPSQQLARLEPAEVRALVDGARYLFTNEYESALLQEKTGWTTPQVLSRVGSWITTHGADGARIAREDESPISVPAVPTAGPVEPTGAGDAFRAGFLAGTVWGWSPEGAARLGCALATVVLATVGTQEYETSRSALLEQVGGTYGQAQSPAGVS
- a CDS encoding homocysteine S-methyltransferase family protein, encoding MTRDQTSRVAALREALASRVVVADGAMGTMLQAQDPTMEDFEQLEGCNEILNVTRPDIVANVHREYFAVGVDCVETNTFGTNHAALAEYDIADRNLELSVAGARIAREVADEFTASTGQQRWVLGSMGPGTKLPTLGHIDYATIRDAYQVNAEGLITGGADALLVETTQDLLQTKSSIVGARRAMEALGVSVPLICSVTVETTGTMLLGSEIGAALTALEPLGIDMIGLNCATGPAEMSEHLRYLARNSRIPLSCMPNAGLPVLGKNGAHYPLSAAELADAQETFVREYGLSLVGGCCGTTPEHLRQVVERVRELSPAVRDPRPEPGASSLYQTVPFRQDISYMAIGERTNANGSKKFREAMLDARWDDCVEMVRDQIREGAHMLDLCVDYVGRDGVADMQELAGRFATASTLPIVLDSTEVPVLRAGLEKIGGRAVINSVNYEDGDGPDSRFAKVTRLAQEHGAALIALTIDEEGQARTVEHKVAIAERLIEDLTGNWGIHESDIPSLAPARRPELPPVHGAVICVAAPCLVVSPEHGQLTGRGIDGVYRNGRRLLSRCVLRVAGRDPVAVQGRSLGADRAAFTATVRTGAEAGPDPDVGVERVRHADGTERITLRSFTVRLLRISVEVLLGTDLAELADVAAGRAGPELPAGVHAAGLRWTSGEAQAVTAAEPPPDDALASAGLLRWQLELRPGESRTIELRTTGDRGARAPAGHVANPLAEDARAEGDDPRVGAWLRTGVQDLGALLLRDPEVPADAYAAAGVPWRLGLAPAESLWAARMALPLGTGLAAATLRVLGRTQTGGRGADAGKIPGPLRGAGPQLPPGCTGTEATLAFPVVLAEARRWGMPEEEVARLLPAAERCLEWLRGALGEDGFLADPDPGPRRCETQAHAHRAALLGADLLAGCGRPGAEEWRERAAALRERFAARFWVDGPDGGRPAAALHPDGRPLPRLTGAAAHLLDTGLLGGGRLAPGLLDRVRTEQLARLLGAPGMDSGWGLRSMAVREPGHNPFGYRSGAVRPYESAVAVAGLAQAGFEKEATGLLRGLLDAAEGFGYRLPEMYAAEQRTAGSAPVPHPAACRPAAVAAAAGIHVLTALAGIRPDAPAGTVALNPLPGAPLGELRLSGLRVSGEPFAVRISRLGLGMVEEAADALQLGG
- a CDS encoding NUDIX domain-containing protein, producing MSPYDPSAFPPFAVTVDLVVLTVRRHALCALVVRRGEQPFQGRWALPGGFVRGDEDLAAAAARELSEETGLCAHDPAAPDVGNGAHLEQLATYGDPKRDPRMRVVSVAHLVLAPDLPAPRAGGDANSARWAPVDELLSAAGQAGAGLAFDHERILADGVERARSKIEYSSLATAFCPPEFTVGELRRVYEAVWGVALDPRNFHRKVTGTPGFLVPAGGTTTRQGGRPAQLFRAGGATLLNPPMLRPEV
- a CDS encoding ATP-binding cassette domain-containing protein yields the protein MLQAIGLTSIPRRNLPPLVDDLTFEARPGSVTALLGDPGSGKTAALRLMLELEPGRGVTYFRGRPLHQIPHPGREVGVLLGDLPGNPSRTVRGQLRMLCAAAGVPATRADTMLEVVGVEGLRHERLGSLSLGMERRVALAAALLADPCTLLLDEPAAGLSPRERSWLYGLLRGHAALGGAVLFTTDDAKEAARNADRVVSIEAGRLVADQDAADFARTRLRPRVAVRTPHAARLADVLGREARAAQRAVEIVEESGSRLSVYGSNCAEVGEAAFRNGVLVHQLADETGDAGTPPSLPRARAASGAGIGAGVGAEGAGADGAAAGHGRGDEGGRDRPRRGRAAHSGRPVSSVRRLGGPLRPLRYELHRVFGTATPVLTAALVVAVSVVTALVLARAGHTGQNRLLAAWPELLPLPPAALGAGLLGALAFGEEYRYPALAADRGTVPRRLGLLTAKLGVSAALALLFGALAVTADAAALALVFGGGPLRTPAEWVAPGASWAGLLIGCAWSGVLASGVFRSAAAGLAAVLAVPVMVVPLVRKALDGPSAYPVTGLAERLRGLAWAQWPPEADRLVLGALRVMAQPVGTALVLSLMVLLCAYGFTGLRGRVRL